In a single window of the Flavivirga spongiicola genome:
- a CDS encoding DUF6796 family protein — MNPFWIKVLGLFGIVGGLILFAGDMLLYYDPISTSFKTNMGNASDFRIIASGVCALFATWFYMIGLGQIYYAFKTTKPIFRNGVLIFFGSILIAFGIVHGAFLAIATTAKLATEHNLDINEAVSLSEKINKTLRLFVYPIVGVLSILFISQVWKRKTLYPRWIIIFFPLIPLLIEDLVCKYLPDNIWIVIKGGYLNLILVVFFTASTIALWNIKKFRNNTK, encoded by the coding sequence AATCCCTTTTGGATTAAAGTTTTGGGACTATTTGGAATAGTTGGCGGATTGATTTTATTCGCTGGAGATATGCTTTTGTATTATGACCCAATTAGTACGAGTTTTAAAACAAATATGGGTAATGCTTCTGACTTTAGAATTATTGCAAGTGGAGTTTGTGCCTTATTTGCAACTTGGTTTTATATGATTGGATTAGGTCAAATATATTATGCATTTAAAACGACAAAACCGATTTTTAGAAATGGCGTATTGATTTTTTTCGGAAGTATCTTAATAGCATTTGGAATAGTTCACGGAGCTTTTCTTGCTATCGCTACAACTGCGAAACTGGCGACTGAACATAATCTTGATATAAACGAGGCCGTTTCACTTTCTGAAAAAATAAACAAAACCTTGAGATTATTCGTTTATCCAATTGTTGGTGTTTTATCCATTCTTTTTATTAGTCAAGTTTGGAAGAGAAAAACTTTATATCCGAGATGGATTATTATTTTTTTCCCATTAATCCCGCTTTTAATTGAAGATTTGGTCTGTAAATATTTACCTGATAACATTTGGATTGTAATCAAAGGAGGTTACTTAAATCTAATTTTGGTTGTCTTTTTTACTGCATCTACGATTGCGCTATGGAATATTAAAAAGTTTAGAAATAATACTAAATAA
- a CDS encoding energy transducer TonB — protein MRKYTFTILLLATISQLSAQNKINWQLHESEENDAVIYKTSKVYIHFDRANFLQLFGSIFVAFDKLETMKGEKLESVKKTYSFAKEYAIPIPIIDSVTYENDDTLRIIKKMIKEDLGAYMFFNKKVKVFDLKGNRHMVIQRQTIDTNSKDKKYAYYLFRDEDSFYTNETTFAPIEFNYGGIIEEDIIIEEEETIKKDSAKETDFDEIFTIVEKYPEFAKGQKAFYKKLRYKSTSIKGKVFVQFVIDKDGNVIDPKILRSLSPECDEQALKIIKSMPKWIPGEHLGQKVAVQLIYPIIFE, from the coding sequence ATGAGAAAATACACTTTTACAATTCTACTATTAGCAACTATATCTCAACTGTCTGCTCAGAATAAAATTAATTGGCAATTACATGAAAGTGAAGAAAATGATGCTGTAATTTATAAAACTTCGAAAGTATACATTCACTTTGACAGAGCTAATTTTTTACAACTATTCGGGTCAATTTTCGTAGCATTTGATAAATTGGAAACTATGAAAGGTGAAAAATTAGAATCGGTCAAAAAAACATATTCTTTTGCAAAAGAATATGCAATACCTATTCCAATTATTGATTCCGTCACTTATGAAAACGATGATACCTTACGGATAATAAAAAAAATGATTAAAGAAGATCTGGGTGCTTATATGTTTTTTAACAAGAAAGTAAAAGTATTTGACTTGAAGGGGAATAGACACATGGTTATTCAAAGACAAACAATAGATACTAATTCGAAGGATAAAAAGTACGCCTACTACCTATTCCGAGATGAAGATTCTTTTTATACTAACGAAACAACTTTTGCGCCAATTGAATTTAATTATGGAGGAATTATTGAGGAAGACATCATTATAGAAGAAGAAGAAACGATAAAAAAAGATTCTGCCAAAGAGACTGATTTTGATGAGATTTTTACAATTGTTGAAAAATATCCGGAATTTGCAAAAGGACAAAAGGCATTTTATAAAAAGCTACGTTATAAATCTACATCCATAAAAGGAAAGGTTTTCGTCCAGTTTGTGATTGATAAAGATGGCAATGTAATTGATCCCAAAATTTTAAGAAGCCTTTCTCCAGAATGTGATGAACAAGCTTTGAAAATAATCAAATCAATGCCAAAATGGATTCCTGGTGAACATTTAGGACAAAAAGTAGCTGTTCAACTTATCTATCCAATAATTTTTGAATGA